DNA sequence from the Oxalobacteraceae sp. CFBP 8761 genome:
GTATCAAGCTGTACGTCAAGCGCGTCTTCATCATGGACGATGCCGAGCAGCTGATGCCGACCTACCTGCGCTTCATCAAGGGCGTGATCGACTCGAGCGACCTGCCGCTGAACGTCTCGCGTGAAATCCTGCAGGAATCGCGCGACGTGCGCGTGATCCGCGAAGGTTCGACCAAGCGCGTGCTGGGCATGCTCGAAGAAATGGCGAACTCGGACGAGCAGGCCGGCAAGGACAAGTACGCGACCTTCTGGAAGGAATTCGGCCAGGTGCTCAAGGAAGGCGTGGGCGAAGATGCGACCAACAAGGACCGCATCGCCAAGCTGCTGCGCTTTGCGTCGACCGCCAATGACTCGGATGCCCAGACCGTCTCGTTCGCCGATTATATCGGCCGCATGAAGGAAGGCCAGGACAAGATCTATTACGTCACGGCCGACAACTACAATGCCGGCAAGAACAGCCCGCACCTGGAAATCTTCCGCAAGAAGGGCGTTGAAGTCATCCTGATGACCGACCGCGTCGACGAGTGGATGCTGTCGTTCTTCACCGAGTTCGAAGGCAAGGAACTGGTGTCGGTCGCCAAGGGCGGCCTGGACCTGGGCGGGCTGGAAGACGAAGCCGAGAAGAAGGAACATGCCGAGACCGAGGCTGGCTACAAGGAACTGGTCGAGAGCATGAAGGGCGCGCTGGGCGAGAAGGCCAAGGAAGTACGCGTGACGTTCCGCCTGACCGATTCGCCGGCCTGCCTGGTGGCGGACGACAACGAGCTGTCGGGCAATCTGCTGCGCATGCTCAAGGCAGCAGGCCAGGACGCGCCGGAATCCAAGCCCATCCTCGAGATCAACCCGGACCACCCGCTGGTGCAGCGCCTGAAGTACGAAGACACCACGAGCCCGCGCTTTGCCAACTGGTCGCACATCCTGTTCGATCAGGCGATGCTGGCCGAAGGCGGCAGCCTGAGCGATCCGGCGTCGTTCGTGAAGCGCTTGAACGAGATGCTGCTGGCTGGCGCGAAGTAAGCGCCTGATCGGTCAGCGTAAAAGCCGCCGTTCCCGTCACCGGGAGCGGCGGCTTTTTTTTTGATGAGCGCTGCTGGTCCACCTACAAGTGACGCACCTCGGCTGGCGCTGTATGCCAGTTGTCGTTGCGGCCATCGATGTAGCGCACCGGCGCGGCCATGAGCGCATCGACCGGTAGATCGTCCAGGCTGGCGGCCGTCACGGCAATGAACGGACCCGCAGCGACGGTCGTGAAGACATGGATGCCGCAGGTACTGCAGAACGCGTGGCCATCACGGCGCGCACCAAAGCGGTAGTCGCGCAGCATCTCGTGGCCCTGCAACAGGCGAAACGCCGTTGGCGCGACGACAAAGGCCCAGAACCGCATCTTGGTGCAGATCGAACAGTTGCACTTGACCGTGCCGGCGGCCAGGTCGATGTCGGCGTCATAGCGTACTGAACCGCAGTGGCAACTGCCGTGAAAGGTGGTCACGTCGATTCTTTTTGCGCCGTCACGTCAGCGCAAAACGCGTCCAGCAGACGCATGCCGTCGGGCCAGTCGCCATAGCCCGAATCGGTGGTGACGTGGCCGGCGTCGCCGATCTCGACCAGTTTGCTGCCCCAGGCGTCGGCAAACGACTGGGTGCGCGCGAGGCTTGCATAAGGATCGTTCGTGCTTGCCACGATCATGCTGGGAAACGGCAGCGGCGTGCGCGGGATCGGCGCCCAGTTGCCGGCCGGGATCGGGAACGATGGCCGTTCAACGTCGCTGGGCGCCACCAGAAAGGCGCCGGCCACTTTCAGGGGCGAGCCCGACAGTGCCCAATGCGCGACCAGCATGCAGCCCAGGCTATGCGCCACCAGCACCGGGGCGCCGCTGCAGCCGGCAATGGCTTCTTCCATCTCGGCCACCCACTCGTCGCGGTCGGGGTTGGTCCAGTCGCGGTGGGCCGCGCGGCGCCACGCGGGATTGCGTTCGTGCCACAGCGATTGCCAGTGCTGGGGACCGGAGTTGAACAGGCCGGGCAGGATCAATACGTCACACGTCATCTTGTTTCTCCTTGATGGGGTTGGTCGGCGCCGAGGCCAGGACTGCACGCTGTGCAGGGCGCCGCAGCGGACGCAGCGCGCGCTCGAACAGGCGCTTGAACACGTCCTTGCGTTGCTCGGTCACCATGCCGAGCAGGGCCGTTGCGAGGGCGACGGCGGCCGACAGGGCCAGCACGTCAGTCACGCTGGCGGGATCATGCGGATACAGCACGGGCCAGCCGATCAGCACCAGCGCATGCGACAGGTACAGCGTCAGCGTATAGGCGGCGAACAGCCGGATGGGGCGCGCCACGCGCAGCAGGCCGGTGAAGCCGGCGAAGCGGGCGCAGGCGAAATTGAGGAGGACGATCAGGCCGAAGGCGTAGTCGGCCAGGAATCGGTCGGCGTTGCCGAGTGCAACGTACTGCCCGAGCCAGCTGGCCCTGCCGGCTGCGCGTAGCAGTTCCTCCATGCCGTATGCCTCGTACGCCACCAGCAAGACCATGCTCAGTGCCCAGCCGGCGCGCGCCGTGCTACGGCCCAGGCTGTAACGCGCCTGCCAGTGGTACAGCGCGACGCCGGCCAGCCAGACGGGCAGCAGGAGCCACAGCTTGTAGCCCATGATGGCCAGCAGCAGGCCGATCGCCGGCAGGCGCCATGGCTGGCGCACATAACAGGCGACGCCGAACAGCACGTAGAACCACACCTCGTAATTGAGCGACCACCAGGGGCCGAGCCAGGGCGGGTACTCCGACAGTGTCCACAAGTCGCCCATGAACAGCAGGTGGAACGGGATATAAAACCAGGGTTTGGCCACCTGGTAGCTTGCGCCCATGCCGGGAACATGCGGCCCCTGGCTCAGGTAAGCGCACAGAAAGCCCAGCAGGAGCACGGGCAGGGCCACCGAATAGATCCGGGCAGCACGCGCGACGGTAAAGTCGATTGCATCGGGGCGGCGCATCTGCGTCGTGTAGGCAATGACGAAGCCGGACAACACAAAGAAGGCCATGACCGATTCACGGCCGAGCAGCGTCCAGTGCTGGGAACCGGGAATATCGACCAGCTTGAACATGCGCATATGCATCAGCACCACGGCCACCGCAGCCAGGAAGCGCACCAGGTCGAGGTACACCGAGAACGGCTGGTTGAGGGGAGTGGGAGGAGCGCGCATTGCATTAATAGTAAAGCAAAACGCCGATTGCACGATTTTTGGCCAGGGACGGATACGTCGAAAAAAAACGTCAAAAATTTTTGCGGCGAACCCTAAAGTTCCCGCGGGACCATCCGATAACAATCCCAGATAGGCAGCAAACCGCGCACATTATTCAAAAATAGTTGCGGGTTACCCTAAAGTTGGTGGCGAGGCTGCCGTAAATGGAAGAGCAGACGGCGTCGGGCAGGTTGTGTGGTCAGCAAAAATAGTGAAAATTTTTTCAAACTGACCCTAAAGTTGTTCCGCGGGCTGCCGTTAAAGAGATAAGCGGCAATTGCCGAGTGGCAAAATTGCGACAAACGCGGTTTGTTGCTGTACATCATCAAGGTGCTTTCCTGCACCAAACAGCCCCGATTTTTACGGCGGCTTCATAGGGAACCAGATGGGTTTGTCAGACAAACTCCTATGGGTCCGTCTCGTCGTTCACTGACTGAAAATACAGACTTTCTCCAATTTGAGAATAGTTTCCCCACGGTCAGAATCTATCTCATCGGCAACACAACGGCAGCCGACACAACGACTGGAGAGAGAAAATGACGATGAACGACATGATGGCTGAAATTCGCGACGCTAACCTGAGCTACCTGATGCTGGCTCAGCAAATGATCCGTGCCGACAAGGTCACTGCCATTTTCCGCCTGGGCGTCTCGGCCGACATCGCCGACCTGATCGAAGGCATGAGCAACGCGCAAATCCTGAAGCTTGCTGGCGGCAACATGATGCTGGCCCGCTTCCGCTTCGACGACAGCGCAATCCTGTCGATGCTGACGAGCCACACGAAGGAACGCAGCCTGGCCCAGTCGCACGCTGCCATCCTGATGGCCGGCCAGCCAGTCGAAGAGATCGTATAATCGTTGTCAGCGGTCTTGCTGTAAGGCCGACAGTGCCGGGAGCCGTATCGCCATGAGTAAAAAGAGCGTTGTCACCGAGGCGCAGGAAATCCAGCTCGCCATTGAACTGATCAACCTGGGCGCACGCCTGCAACTGCTCGAGACCGAAGTCTCGCTGTCGCGCGAACGCCTGCTCAAGCTGTACAAGGAGCTCAAGGGTGTCTCTCCACCCAAGGGCATGCTGCCGTTCTCGACCGACTGGTTCCTGACCTGGCAACCGAATATCCATTCGTCGTTGTTCATCAATATCCACCAGTTCCTGGTGGAGCATGCCGGCGCCACCGGCATCCAGGCCGTCATGAAGGCCTATAAACTCTATCTCGAACAAATGCCGCCGGCGCCGAACGAAGAGCCGTTGCTTTCGCTCACGCGCGCCTGGACGCTCGTGCGCTTCTTCAATGGCGGCATGCTGCAACTGGCCCCCTGCAGCAAGTGCCAGGGCAAGTTCATCGTCAATGCCCTCGACCTGAACAGCGACTACCTGTGCGGCCTGTGCCACATGCCTTCACGCGCCGGCAAGACGCGCAAGGCCAAGGAAGCCCTCGACCAGGCCCGGGCCGACGAACAAGCCGAACAGGCGGGGCAGCAGGCCGAAGGCCTGGACCCGGCCTGATCCAGCCCGCCGGCTGCCACCCTTGCCAGCATCACCTTCCTCCCCGTCGCCCCGGCGCCTGCTGGGCGCGCCCGCGATCCGGGCGCTGCTGCTGCAACTCGCCGCCTTTCCCCTGACGCTCGCCGTCGTCTACCTGGTCGCCACGGGCGGCCTGGTCGTCTCATACTGGCACGTGGCCCTGGTCCAGGGCCTGCTTGCTGCAGGCCTGACCTGGTGGCGCGGCCTGGCCATCTGGTGGCGCGCGATCCAGTTTGGTTTCCCGCTGGCGCTGCTGGCCACCAGCACGCTGGCGATTCCGCCATTGGCGTTCCTCGTCGTCTTTCTGTTCCTGCTGCTGCTGTACTGGTCGACCTATCGCACGCAGGTGCCGTATTACCCGTCCGGGCGCAAGGTGTGGGAGGCGGTCGACGCCGCGCTGCCGCAGGGCAGGGCGCTGCGCGTGATCGACATTGGCAGTGGCATCGGCGGACTGGTGCTGGCGCTGCAGCACCGCCGGCCAGATGCGCGCATCGAGGGTATCGAACTCGCGCCGCTGCCATGGCTCGCCAGTTTCGCGCGCGCGAAGCTGGCGCGCAGTCCCGCCGCCTTCATCCGTGGCGACTATGAGCGACTCGACCTGGGCGACTACGACGCCGTGTTCGCCTACCTGTCCCCGGCCGCAATGACCGCGCTATGGCGCAAGGCCGCGCGCGAGATGCGCCCCGGTTCGATGCTTTTCAGTTACGAATTCATCGTTGTCGGACAAACACCGACGCGTGTTGTGCATCCATACACAGGCGGGCCCGCTTTGTATATATGGGACTTTTAAGAGACAAACGGTGAGTTTTCGGGGTGGTTTTGCTTGCCGGACAGCACTTCTCCAGCTAAAGTAATTCCCTGAATAAACATTTTCTGAAATTACCGGTTCCGAGTCGACATGTCGCGACGCGGCGCGGGTTTTCTGGAGCAAAATCCCTTGTTAGTTATTGTTGGTTACATCATCGTCTGTGCCTGCGTGTTTGGTGGCTTTGCCCTGGCGGGTGGTCACCTCGCATCGCTGTGGCAACCCATCGAGCTGTTGATGATCGGTGGCGCCGCGTTCGGCGCTTTGTTCGTCGGTAACAGCGGCAAGGCAATCAAGGCGACGCTCAAGGCGTTTCCCAGCATTTTCAAGGGCTCAAAGTACACGAAGGACATGTACATGGAACTCATGGCGCTGCAATTTGACGTGCTGTCCAAGGTCCGCAAGGAAGGCCTGATGTCGATCGAAGGCGATATCGAAGCCCCGGACGCGTCGCCGCTGTTTTCCAAGTATCCGGCTGTCGTGTCCGACCATCACATCATCGAATTCATGACCGATTATCTGCGCCTGATGGTGTCGGGGAACATGGACGCGATGCAGATCGAAAACCTGATGGACAACGAGATCGAGACGCACCACCACGAAGGCGCCATTCCGGCCCACGTGATCGCCAAGATCGGTGACGGCCTGCCGGCCTTCGGTATCGTGGCGGCCGTGATGGGCGTGGTGCACACGATGGAATCGGTCGGCTTGCCGCCGGCCGAACTGGGCATCCTGATCGCCAAGGCGCTGGTCGGTACCTTCCTCGGCATCCTGCTGGCCTATGCGTTCGTCAGCCCGCTGGCGACCGTGCTGGAGCAGAAGCTCGAAGAGTCGACCAAGATGTTCCAGTGCGTGAAGGTGACGCTGCTGGCGAGCCTGAACGGCTATGCGCCGGCGCTGGCCGTCGAATTCGGCCGCAAGGTGCTGTACTCGACCGAGCGCCCGACCTTCGCCGAGCTCGAAGAACACATCAAGAAGAAGAAGTAAGCCGCGATGACCGCATCCGATCTTTCGCCGCAATACACCAGGGAGCATGAGAGTGGCTGACGACAACGCACGTCCCATTGTCATCAAGCGCATCAAGAAGGTGGCCGGCGGCCACCACGGCGGCGCCTGGAAAATCGCGTACGCCGACTTCGTGACCGCGATGATGGCGTTCTTCCTGCTCATGTGGTTGCTGGGCTCGACCGCGAAGGGCGACCTGGTGGGCATCTCGGAATACTTCAAGACCCCGCTGAAGGTGGCGATGCAGGGCGGCTCGGGCTCTGGCGATTCGTCGTCCG
Encoded proteins:
- a CDS encoding GFA family protein, whose amino-acid sequence is MTTFHGSCHCGSVRYDADIDLAAGTVKCNCSICTKMRFWAFVVAPTAFRLLQGHEMLRDYRFGARRDGHAFCSTCGIHVFTTVAAGPFIAVTAASLDDLPVDALMAAPVRYIDGRNDNWHTAPAEVRHL
- the htpG gene encoding molecular chaperone HtpG yields the protein MAHAEKETLGFQAEVKQLLQLMIHSLYSNKEIFLRELISNASDASDKLRFEAINNDALYGNDHELKIKVAFDAAAKTITISDNGIGMNRDEVISHLGTIAKSGTKEFFSKLSGDQQQDAALIGQFGVGFYSGFIVASKITVETRRAGADASEGVRWESAGEGDYSIEQIDKTGRGTDVILHLRDGEEELLSAWKLKSIIRKYSDHISLPIVMQKEEWDEEKKETVLKDDVETVNQASALWARSKNEITEEQYNEFYKHVSHDFQEPLTYTHNRVEGRSEYTQLLYVPAHAPFDLWDRNKRGGIKLYVKRVFIMDDAEQLMPTYLRFIKGVIDSSDLPLNVSREILQESRDVRVIREGSTKRVLGMLEEMANSDEQAGKDKYATFWKEFGQVLKEGVGEDATNKDRIAKLLRFASTANDSDAQTVSFADYIGRMKEGQDKIYYVTADNYNAGKNSPHLEIFRKKGVEVILMTDRVDEWMLSFFTEFEGKELVSVAKGGLDLGGLEDEAEKKEHAETEAGYKELVESMKGALGEKAKEVRVTFRLTDSPACLVADDNELSGNLLRMLKAAGQDAPESKPILEINPDHPLVQRLKYEDTTSPRFANWSHILFDQAMLAEGGSLSDPASFVKRLNEMLLAGAK
- a CDS encoding class I SAM-dependent methyltransferase, with the protein product MPASPSSPSPRRLLGAPAIRALLLQLAAFPLTLAVVYLVATGGLVVSYWHVALVQGLLAAGLTWWRGLAIWWRAIQFGFPLALLATSTLAIPPLAFLVVFLFLLLLYWSTYRTQVPYYPSGRKVWEAVDAALPQGRALRVIDIGSGIGGLVLALQHRRPDARIEGIELAPLPWLASFARAKLARSPAAFIRGDYERLDLGDYDAVFAYLSPAAMTALWRKAAREMRPGSMLFSYEFIVVGQTPTRVVHPYTGGPALYIWDF
- the flhC gene encoding flagellar transcriptional regulator FlhC yields the protein MSKKSVVTEAQEIQLAIELINLGARLQLLETEVSLSRERLLKLYKELKGVSPPKGMLPFSTDWFLTWQPNIHSSLFINIHQFLVEHAGATGIQAVMKAYKLYLEQMPPAPNEEPLLSLTRAWTLVRFFNGGMLQLAPCSKCQGKFIVNALDLNSDYLCGLCHMPSRAGKTRKAKEALDQARADEQAEQAGQQAEGLDPA
- a CDS encoding alpha/beta hydrolase → MTCDVLILPGLFNSGPQHWQSLWHERNPAWRRAAHRDWTNPDRDEWVAEMEEAIAGCSGAPVLVAHSLGCMLVAHWALSGSPLKVAGAFLVAPSDVERPSFPIPAGNWAPIPRTPLPFPSMIVASTNDPYASLARTQSFADAWGSKLVEIGDAGHVTTDSGYGDWPDGMRLLDAFCADVTAQKEST
- the motA gene encoding flagellar motor stator protein MotA is translated as MLVIVGYIIVCACVFGGFALAGGHLASLWQPIELLMIGGAAFGALFVGNSGKAIKATLKAFPSIFKGSKYTKDMYMELMALQFDVLSKVRKEGLMSIEGDIEAPDASPLFSKYPAVVSDHHIIEFMTDYLRLMVSGNMDAMQIENLMDNEIETHHHEGAIPAHVIAKIGDGLPAFGIVAAVMGVVHTMESVGLPPAELGILIAKALVGTFLGILLAYAFVSPLATVLEQKLEESTKMFQCVKVTLLASLNGYAPALAVEFGRKVLYSTERPTFAELEEHIKKKK
- the flhD gene encoding flagellar transcriptional regulator FlhD, with the translated sequence MTMNDMMAEIRDANLSYLMLAQQMIRADKVTAIFRLGVSADIADLIEGMSNAQILKLAGGNMMLARFRFDDSAILSMLTSHTKERSLAQSHAAILMAGQPVEEIV
- a CDS encoding acyltransferase, which encodes MRAPPTPLNQPFSVYLDLVRFLAAVAVVLMHMRMFKLVDIPGSQHWTLLGRESVMAFFVLSGFVIAYTTQMRRPDAIDFTVARAARIYSVALPVLLLGFLCAYLSQGPHVPGMGASYQVAKPWFYIPFHLLFMGDLWTLSEYPPWLGPWWSLNYEVWFYVLFGVACYVRQPWRLPAIGLLLAIMGYKLWLLLPVWLAGVALYHWQARYSLGRSTARAGWALSMVLLVAYEAYGMEELLRAAGRASWLGQYVALGNADRFLADYAFGLIVLLNFACARFAGFTGLLRVARPIRLFAAYTLTLYLSHALVLIGWPVLYPHDPASVTDVLALSAAVALATALLGMVTEQRKDVFKRLFERALRPLRRPAQRAVLASAPTNPIKEKQDDV